In Phyllostomus discolor isolate MPI-MPIP mPhyDis1 chromosome 2, mPhyDis1.pri.v3, whole genome shotgun sequence, the following are encoded in one genomic region:
- the NEUROD4 gene encoding neurogenic differentiation factor 4 — translation MAKVYVKPKEMTELVNTPSWMDKSLSSQNEMKEEERKPSVYGMLGSLAEEHDSIEEEEEEGEDGEKPKRRGPKKKKMTKARLERFRARRVKANARERTRMHGLNDALDNLRRVMPCYSKTQKLSKIETLRLARNYIWALSEVLETGQTPEGKGFVEMLCKGLSQPTSNLVAGCLQLGPQSALLEKHEEKSAVCDSAISVHNFNYQSPGLPSPPYGHMETHLINLKPPIFKTLGESSFGNHPPDCTTPPYEGPLTPPLSISGNFSLKQDGSPDLDKSYSFMPHYPSASLSSGHVHSTPFQAGTTRYDVPIDMSYDSYPHHGIGAQLNTIFTD, via the coding sequence ATGGCAAAAGTGTATGTGAAACCCAAGGAGATGACAGAGTTAGTCAACACACCCTCCTGGATGGACAAAAGTCTGAGTTCTCAGAATgagatgaaggaggaggagagaaaaccaTCTGTTTATGGGATGCTTGGCAGCTTAGCTGAAGAGCATGACAGTattgaggaagaagaagaggagggagaggacggGGAGAAACCTAAGAGAAGGGgtcccaagaaaaagaagatgacaaaAGCTCGCCTGGAGAGGTTCAGGGCTCGAAGAGTCAAGGCCAATGCTAGAGAACGGACCCGGATGCATGGCCTGAATGATGCCCTGGACAACCTGAGGAGAGTCATGCCCTGTTACTCTAAAACCCAAAAGCTGTCCAAGATAGAGACTCTTAGACTGGCCAGGAACTATATTTGGGCTTTGTCTGAGGTCCTGGAAACTGGCCAGACACCTGAAGGGAAGGGTTTTGTGGAGATGCTCTGTAAAGGGCTCTCTCAGCCCACTAGCAATTTGGTGGCTGGATGCCTCCAACTGGGCCCACAGTCTGCCCTCTTGGAGAAACATGAGGAGAAGTCTGCAGTTTGTGACTCTGCCATCTCTGTCCACAACTTCAACTATCAGtctcctgggctccccagccctcctTATGGCCATATGGAAACACATCTTATTAATCTGAAACCCCCAATATTCAAGACTTTGGGAGAATCATCCTTTGGGAATCATCCACCTGATTGCACTACACCACCTTATGAGGGCCCACTTACTCCACCCCTGAGCATCAGTGGAAACTTCTCCTTGAAGCAAGATGGCTCTCCTGACCTGGATAAATCCTATAGCTTCATGCCACATTACCCCTCTGCAAGTCTAAGCTCAGGGCATGTGCATTCAACTCCCTTTCAAGCTGGTACCACTCGCTATGATGTTCCCATAGATATGTCCTATGATTCCTACCCCCACCATGGCATTGGGGCTCAACTCAATACAATCTTCACTGATTAG